One region of Agrobacterium tumefaciens genomic DNA includes:
- a CDS encoding DUF1272 domain-containing protein — protein MALELRPNCECCDRDLAPDSRDAMICSFECTFCADCATDVLKGACPNCGGELVRRPIRPAANLVNNPASTTRVLKAEGCAAATAA, from the coding sequence ATGGCGCTGGAGCTTCGGCCCAATTGCGAATGCTGCGACCGTGATCTTGCCCCCGACAGCCGGGATGCGATGATCTGCTCGTTCGAATGCACCTTTTGCGCCGACTGCGCGACCGATGTGCTCAAAGGCGCCTGCCCGAATTGCGGCGGCGAGCTGGTTCGCAGGCCCATCCGCCCGGCGGCCAATCTCGTCAACAATCCGGCATCGACGACACGGGTGCTGAAGGCTGAAGGCTGCGCGGCAGCCACCGCTGCTTGA
- a CDS encoding TIGR02117 family protein, which yields MVRFITRWIGGGLLLTILLLVLGTVVPRPFFADETSGVRDREILLLSNPIHTDIALPVDDDLRRVFSELQEGGIAVNHPAAAYLVFGWGGRSFYIQTPTWADLRPMPVVRSLTLDQSVMHVDVTGDFPADLAGVKRLRISEAGYQRLVAGIRASFLRDNNKVQLIPGASYSLTDGFFEANGWFNALAGCNTWSAAMLRQAGIRTGWWTPLPPLLRWSVALHN from the coding sequence GTGGTGAGATTTATCACAAGGTGGATCGGCGGTGGCCTGCTGCTGACCATCCTGCTTCTTGTGCTCGGCACCGTCGTGCCGCGACCCTTTTTTGCCGATGAAACAAGCGGCGTGAGGGATCGCGAGATATTGCTATTGTCCAATCCGATACATACCGATATCGCCCTGCCTGTTGATGACGATCTGCGGCGGGTCTTTTCCGAATTGCAGGAGGGCGGTATCGCTGTCAACCATCCGGCTGCTGCCTATCTGGTGTTCGGCTGGGGTGGCCGGTCGTTTTACATACAGACGCCGACATGGGCCGACCTGAGGCCGATGCCGGTCGTGCGCTCTCTGACACTCGACCAGTCGGTGATGCATGTGGATGTGACGGGGGATTTTCCCGCCGACCTTGCCGGGGTGAAGCGCCTTCGCATTTCCGAAGCTGGATATCAGCGACTCGTGGCGGGCATTCGTGCGAGCTTCCTGCGGGACAATAACAAAGTTCAGCTTATACCCGGAGCTTCCTACAGCCTGACGGATGGATTTTTCGAGGCTAATGGCTGGTTCAATGCGCTGGCCGGCTGCAACACGTGGTCTGCCGCCATGCTGCGGCAAGCCGGCATTCGCACCGGCTGGTGGACACCGTTGCCGCCACTGTTGCGCTGGTCGGTAGCGCTGCACAATTGA
- a CDS encoding urease accessory protein UreF produces the protein MSEDRGVAALLRLMAWMSPAFPVGGFSYSGGLEKAVEDRRVSDAAGLYGWVEVLLRSGSLWNDAVFLADAWRNGTDAVALSEAADLARALAGSAERYRETVLLGDAFVAAAGAWPNAVLELLPKEVPYPVAIGAVAAGHGVPLLETVAAFLHAGVSQIVSAGIRLGVAGQKDGVAILAESEASIGEMAARAVQSTLDDLGSATVIADTATMRHEMQGTRLFRS, from the coding sequence ATGAGCGAAGATCGCGGCGTTGCCGCGCTGCTGCGGCTCATGGCCTGGATGTCGCCGGCCTTTCCTGTCGGCGGCTTTTCCTATTCTGGCGGACTTGAAAAGGCGGTGGAGGACCGGCGCGTCAGTGATGCCGCCGGCCTTTACGGCTGGGTGGAGGTGCTTCTGCGTTCCGGCAGTCTGTGGAACGATGCGGTATTTCTGGCTGATGCCTGGCGCAATGGAACGGACGCCGTCGCCCTGAGTGAAGCGGCGGATCTGGCTCGCGCGCTCGCCGGTTCTGCGGAGCGCTACCGCGAGACGGTGCTCCTCGGCGATGCCTTCGTTGCCGCCGCCGGCGCCTGGCCGAACGCGGTTCTTGAGCTGTTGCCGAAAGAGGTTCCTTATCCTGTTGCCATAGGTGCGGTGGCGGCAGGGCATGGCGTGCCGCTTCTGGAAACGGTTGCCGCATTCCTGCATGCCGGTGTCTCGCAGATCGTCTCCGCCGGTATCCGCCTCGGCGTCGCGGGGCAGAAGGACGGCGTTGCCATTCTCGCCGAAAGCGAGGCGTCGATCGGCGAAATGGCGGCACGGGCCGTGCAATCCACGCTCGACGATCTCGGCAGCGCCACTGTTATCGCCGACACCGCGACCATGCGGCACGAGATGCAGGGAACGCGGCTTTTCCGCTCCTGA
- a CDS encoding lysozyme inhibitor LprI family protein: MTLKKFCFGAAVLLSLAASSAFADDAPDCTSPQTQADMTICAGKDYEKADKQLNAAYQKVRKQLAERDKTADESGKGAVDALVAAQRAWVAFRDANCDAFGFQARGGTMEPMLVSSCLADMSNKRADELRQLSEGF, encoded by the coding sequence ATGACTTTGAAAAAATTCTGTTTCGGTGCGGCTGTCCTGCTGTCTCTTGCGGCGTCTTCCGCATTTGCCGATGACGCGCCCGATTGCACCTCGCCGCAAACGCAGGCCGATATGACAATCTGCGCCGGCAAGGATTACGAAAAGGCCGACAAGCAGTTGAACGCCGCCTACCAGAAGGTTCGCAAGCAGCTTGCGGAGCGTGACAAGACGGCAGACGAAAGCGGCAAGGGTGCCGTGGATGCATTGGTTGCCGCCCAGCGTGCCTGGGTGGCGTTTCGCGATGCCAATTGTGATGCCTTCGGGTTTCAGGCGCGTGGCGGCACGATGGAGCCGATGCTGGTTTCCTCATGCCTGGCCGATATGAGCAACAAGCGCGCTGACGAACTGCGCCAGTTGTCCGAAGGTTTCTGA
- the ureE gene encoding urease accessory protein UreE, with amino-acid sequence MLRVTSYHPAGTPADEPSGYVTLAHDQRHLRRKLLHLQNDEMVMLDLKEAVLFAHGDLLVVENGDLVEVRAADEKLFEIKAKDRLHLIELAWHLGNRHLSAQIEEERILILRDHVIRAMLEGLGATVRDVEEPFQPARGAYHAHGGHSHGHGHDHGHHHDHG; translated from the coding sequence ATGCTGCGCGTCACGTCCTATCACCCCGCCGGAACTCCAGCCGACGAACCTTCCGGTTATGTCACTCTCGCGCATGACCAGCGGCATCTGCGCCGAAAACTTCTGCATTTGCAGAATGACGAGATGGTGATGTTGGATTTGAAGGAAGCTGTGCTGTTTGCCCATGGCGACCTGCTGGTGGTGGAGAACGGTGATCTGGTGGAGGTTCGCGCTGCGGACGAAAAGCTGTTCGAAATCAAGGCGAAGGATCGTCTTCACCTGATCGAGCTTGCCTGGCATCTGGGCAACCGGCACCTTTCGGCGCAGATCGAGGAGGAGCGTATTCTCATCCTGCGTGACCACGTGATCCGCGCGATGCTGGAAGGCCTTGGCGCAACAGTGCGTGATGTGGAAGAACCTTTCCAGCCGGCGCGCGGTGCTTACCACGCCCATGGCGGCCATTCCCACGGTCACGGGCATGACCATGGTCACCATCACGACCATGGCTGA
- a CDS encoding alpha/beta hydrolase family esterase, whose protein sequence is MHQDFALGRAARLFRSARTLFLGLAICASASVAASASTCGQLAQPGVEPGRHDFSILSSGQKREGVYFVPSAYDGKKPVPVVFDFHGSNSNPHGQLNRSGWDKLAERDGLMVVALAGSLNGELPGTHAWNVPGVTTRPGGLDEVSFIRDAIAMVKGKFCVDEERFYGSGYSGGGRMLSQFICNGSADFTAAGFVASLRAGYPLETEGKWGPDAASCKPARPMSIIAFAGLKDPANPYQGGGKSYWQYGGETALKRWAEMDGCKGGAKTRPGESFTVNSYDVCKGGARIQSYVIDNWDHAWPRATMKAEVLAASAVLTRKPGGEQTPKAEPAVERKMPTGEVTRTVDAAERMWDFFRNTEGQMVVDAVVKKDCGAKAGSASATVSETACSQNSKPSALPVSKTANLPGSSAPVAEDAL, encoded by the coding sequence ATGCATCAAGACTTTGCCCTTGGCCGGGCTGCCCGGCTGTTCCGCTCCGCCCGCACCCTGTTTCTGGGTCTTGCGATCTGCGCGAGCGCGAGTGTCGCAGCGTCGGCCTCGACCTGCGGTCAGCTTGCTCAACCCGGCGTGGAACCGGGCAGGCATGATTTTTCCATTCTTTCCAGTGGTCAGAAACGCGAAGGCGTTTATTTCGTTCCATCCGCCTATGACGGAAAAAAACCGGTGCCTGTGGTGTTCGATTTCCACGGCTCCAACAGCAATCCGCACGGACAGCTGAACCGCAGCGGCTGGGACAAGCTTGCCGAGCGCGACGGCCTGATGGTGGTGGCGCTGGCCGGCAGCCTCAATGGCGAATTGCCCGGCACCCATGCCTGGAACGTTCCTGGTGTTACCACCCGTCCCGGCGGGCTGGATGAGGTGAGCTTCATTCGCGATGCAATTGCCATGGTGAAAGGCAAGTTCTGCGTGGATGAGGAGCGCTTTTACGGTTCCGGTTATTCCGGCGGCGGGCGCATGCTGTCGCAATTCATCTGCAATGGCAGCGCGGATTTCACCGCTGCCGGCTTCGTTGCATCGTTGCGCGCGGGTTATCCGCTGGAGACCGAGGGCAAATGGGGACCGGATGCGGCAAGCTGCAAGCCGGCGCGGCCGATGTCGATCATCGCCTTTGCGGGTCTGAAGGATCCGGCCAATCCCTATCAGGGTGGTGGCAAGTCCTACTGGCAATATGGCGGCGAGACGGCGCTGAAACGCTGGGCGGAAATGGACGGCTGCAAGGGCGGCGCGAAAACCAGACCGGGCGAGAGCTTCACCGTCAATTCCTATGACGTCTGCAAGGGCGGGGCACGTATCCAGTCCTATGTCATCGACAATTGGGACCATGCCTGGCCGCGCGCCACCATGAAGGCGGAAGTGCTGGCAGCGTCGGCGGTCCTTACCCGCAAGCCTGGTGGCGAGCAGACGCCGAAGGCGGAACCTGCCGTGGAGCGCAAGATGCCCACAGGCGAAGTGACGCGCACGGTTGATGCGGCGGAAAGAATGTGGGATTTCTTCCGCAACACGGAAGGACAGATGGTGGTGGATGCCGTCGTCAAAAAAGATTGCGGCGCCAAGGCCGGGTCCGCTTCTGCAACCGTTTCGGAGACCGCGTGCAGCCAGAACAGCAAGCCTTCCGCCCTTCCGGTCTCGAAGACGGCGAACCTGCCCGGCAGCAGCGCGCCCGTGGCAGAGGACGCATTGTAA
- a CDS encoding peroxiredoxin → MLGKKVPAVTFRTRVRDEAVGGPNPFRWQDMTSDDYFKGKKVVLFSLPGAFTPTCSTYQLPDFEKLAGEFRALGVDEIYCLSVNDAFVMNAWAKGQNLENVKVIPDGSGEFTRKMGMLVAKDNLGFGMRSWRYAAVINDGLVEQWFEEEGYCDNSDTDPYGVSSPQNILENLKSRAAA, encoded by the coding sequence ATGCTCGGCAAAAAAGTGCCCGCCGTTACCTTCCGCACGCGTGTTCGCGACGAGGCCGTTGGTGGCCCCAACCCTTTCCGTTGGCAGGACATGACCTCCGACGATTACTTCAAGGGCAAAAAGGTCGTTCTTTTCTCGTTGCCCGGCGCTTTCACGCCGACTTGCTCGACCTACCAGCTTCCCGATTTCGAAAAGCTCGCGGGCGAATTCCGCGCGCTCGGCGTCGATGAAATCTATTGCCTGTCGGTCAACGATGCCTTCGTGATGAACGCCTGGGCAAAAGGCCAGAACCTCGAAAACGTCAAGGTCATTCCTGACGGTTCGGGCGAGTTCACCCGCAAGATGGGCATGCTGGTCGCCAAGGACAATCTCGGTTTCGGCATGCGCTCCTGGCGTTACGCCGCCGTCATCAACGACGGTCTGGTGGAGCAGTGGTTCGAGGAAGAGGGCTATTGCGACAATAGCGATACCGACCCTTACGGCGTTTCCTCGCCGCAGAACATTCTGGAAAACCTGAAGAGCCGCGCTGCGGCCTGA
- a CDS encoding GFA family protein has protein sequence MATAHYHGSCQCGDVSFEVDADLDHTVVCNCSRCKRLASTLAFAPREKFTLLSGDDKLTEYLFNKHKIHHLFCSTCGIESFAYADGPDGTPMVAVNTNCLDGVDPRALKPQAFDGAAA, from the coding sequence ATGGCGACGGCACATTATCACGGAAGTTGCCAATGCGGCGACGTGAGCTTCGAGGTCGATGCCGATCTCGACCACACGGTCGTGTGCAATTGCTCGCGCTGCAAGCGCTTGGCCTCGACGCTTGCCTTTGCGCCGCGCGAAAAATTCACCCTGCTTTCCGGCGACGACAAGCTGACGGAATACCTCTTCAACAAGCACAAGATCCATCATCTGTTCTGCTCCACCTGCGGCATTGAGAGTTTTGCCTATGCCGATGGGCCGGATGGGACGCCGATGGTGGCGGTGAATACCAATTGCCTTGATGGTGTCGATCCGCGTGCGCTGAAGCCGCAGGCTTTCGATGGCGCGGCTGCCTGA
- the urtE gene encoding urea ABC transporter ATP-binding subunit UrtE, which translates to MLNVENINLHYGAAQALRGVSLKAEMGKITCVLGRNGVGKSSLLRAVTGQHAISGGSISFEGAALDGLAPYHRAKRGVGYVPQGREIFPLLSVQENLESGYAPLPRKERFIPDDIFSLFPVLQSMLGRRGGDLSGGQQQQLAIGRALVTRPKILVLDEPTEGIQPSIIKDIGRAIKYLRDSTGMAILLVEQYLDFCRELADYVYIMDRGEIVHEGLAETLDKPEARRHLTV; encoded by the coding sequence ATGCTGAACGTCGAAAACATCAACCTCCACTATGGCGCAGCCCAAGCCCTGCGGGGCGTGTCTCTGAAAGCGGAGATGGGCAAGATCACCTGTGTTCTCGGCCGAAACGGCGTAGGCAAAAGCTCGTTGTTGCGCGCGGTCACCGGCCAGCATGCCATCAGTGGCGGGTCGATCAGCTTTGAAGGAGCGGCACTGGATGGGCTGGCGCCTTACCACCGGGCCAAGCGCGGTGTCGGCTACGTGCCACAGGGGCGTGAAATCTTTCCGCTGCTCAGCGTGCAGGAAAACCTTGAAAGCGGTTATGCGCCGCTGCCGCGCAAGGAGCGTTTCATTCCCGACGATATTTTCAGCCTGTTTCCGGTGCTGCAATCCATGCTGGGCAGACGCGGCGGCGACCTGTCCGGTGGCCAGCAGCAGCAGCTCGCCATCGGCCGGGCGCTGGTGACGCGGCCGAAAATCCTCGTTCTCGACGAGCCGACCGAAGGCATTCAGCCGTCGATCATCAAGGATATCGGCCGCGCAATCAAATATCTCAGGGATTCAACCGGTATGGCGATCCTGCTGGTCGAGCAATATCTGGATTTCTGCCGTGAGCTTGCCGACTATGTCTACATCATGGACCGCGGCGAAATTGTGCATGAGGGGCTTGCCGAAACGCTGGATAAGCCCGAGGCGCGTCGCCATCTGACAGTATAA
- the ureC gene encoding urease subunit alpha, whose amino-acid sequence MPYKISRAAYAGMFGPTVGDKVRLADTELFIEIEKDYTTYGEEVKFGGGKVIRDGMGQSQATRAEGAVDTVITNVVIVDHSGIYKADVGLKNGRIHAIGKAGNPDTQPGVTIIVGPSTEAIAGEGKILTAGGMDAHIHFICPQQIEEALMSGVTCMLGGGSGPAHGTLATTCTGAWHIERMIESFDAFPMNLALAGKGNASLPAPLEEMILAGASSLKLHEDWGTTPAAIDNCLTVADEYDVQVMIHTDTLNESGFVEDTVAAIKGRTIHAFHTEGAGGGHAPDIIKVCGNPNVIPSSTNPTRPYTINTLAEHLDMLMVCHHLSSSIPEDIAFAESRIRKETIAAEDILHDIGAFSIISSDSQAMGRVGEVAIRTWQTADKMKRQRGRLKEETGENDNFRVRRYIAKYTINPAIAQGVSHEIGSIEVGKRADLVLWNPAFFGVKPEMVLLGGSIAAAPMGDPNASIPTPQPMHYRPMFAAYGKLRTNSSVTFVSQASLDAGLAGRLGVAKKLMAVKNVRGGISKASMIHNSLTPHIEVDPETYEVRADGELLTCEPATVLPMAQRYFLF is encoded by the coding sequence ATGCCTTACAAGATTTCCCGCGCCGCCTATGCCGGCATGTTCGGCCCGACCGTCGGCGACAAGGTGCGTCTTGCCGATACCGAACTCTTCATCGAGATCGAGAAGGACTACACGACCTATGGCGAGGAAGTGAAATTCGGCGGTGGCAAGGTCATTCGCGACGGCATGGGCCAGAGCCAGGCGACGCGGGCCGAGGGCGCTGTCGATACCGTCATCACCAACGTCGTCATCGTCGACCATAGCGGCATCTACAAAGCGGATGTGGGCCTGAAGAACGGGCGCATCCACGCCATCGGTAAGGCGGGCAATCCCGATACGCAGCCGGGCGTGACAATCATTGTCGGCCCTTCGACAGAGGCGATTGCCGGCGAAGGCAAGATTCTGACTGCCGGTGGCATGGATGCACATATCCATTTCATCTGCCCGCAGCAGATCGAGGAAGCGCTGATGAGCGGCGTTACCTGCATGCTGGGCGGCGGTTCCGGCCCCGCGCATGGCACGCTTGCCACCACCTGCACCGGCGCGTGGCACATCGAGCGGATGATCGAGAGCTTCGACGCTTTCCCGATGAACCTCGCATTGGCGGGCAAGGGCAATGCTTCGTTGCCCGCGCCGCTGGAAGAGATGATCCTTGCCGGTGCCTCATCGCTGAAGTTGCACGAGGACTGGGGCACGACGCCCGCCGCCATTGACAATTGCCTGACGGTGGCTGACGAATATGACGTGCAGGTGATGATCCACACCGATACGCTGAATGAGAGCGGTTTCGTGGAAGACACGGTTGCCGCCATCAAGGGCCGCACCATCCATGCCTTCCACACCGAAGGGGCAGGCGGCGGCCATGCGCCTGATATCATCAAGGTCTGCGGCAATCCGAACGTCATCCCGTCTTCCACCAACCCGACGCGGCCCTACACCATCAATACGCTGGCCGAACATCTGGATATGCTGATGGTGTGCCACCACCTGTCGTCGTCCATCCCTGAGGATATCGCGTTCGCCGAAAGCCGCATCCGCAAGGAAACCATCGCGGCGGAGGATATTCTCCACGATATCGGCGCGTTCTCGATCATTTCCTCCGACAGCCAGGCCATGGGCCGTGTCGGCGAAGTGGCGATTCGCACCTGGCAGACGGCTGACAAGATGAAGCGCCAGCGCGGCCGTCTGAAGGAAGAGACCGGCGAAAACGACAATTTCCGCGTCCGCCGTTACATCGCCAAGTATACCATCAACCCGGCCATCGCGCAGGGCGTCAGCCATGAGATCGGCTCCATCGAAGTCGGCAAGCGTGCCGATCTGGTGTTGTGGAACCCGGCATTCTTCGGCGTGAAGCCTGAGATGGTGTTGCTTGGCGGTTCCATCGCCGCGGCACCCATGGGCGATCCGAATGCCTCCATTCCCACGCCGCAGCCGATGCATTACCGCCCGATGTTTGCCGCCTATGGCAAGCTGCGCACCAATTCCTCGGTTACATTTGTCAGTCAGGCGTCGCTGGATGCCGGCCTTGCAGGGCGTCTTGGTGTTGCCAAGAAGCTGATGGCGGTGAAGAACGTGCGCGGCGGTATTTCCAAGGCCTCGATGATCCACAATTCGCTGACCCCGCATATCGAGGTTGACCCGGAAACGTATGAGGTGCGCGCCGATGGCGAGCTTCTGACCTGTGAACCGGCGACGGTGCTGCCGATGGCGCAGCGTTATTTCCTGTTCTGA
- a CDS encoding urease subunit beta has translation MKPGEIIAAEGTIELNAGQPTVTIEVANTGDRPVQVGSHYHFFETNAGLVFDRDKVRGMRLDIPAGTAVRFEPGQKREVTLVPLSGKREVYGFRQQIMGRL, from the coding sequence ATGAAACCAGGCGAAATCATTGCCGCAGAGGGCACCATCGAACTCAATGCCGGCCAGCCGACGGTGACGATCGAGGTTGCCAATACCGGTGACCGGCCGGTTCAGGTGGGCAGCCATTACCATTTCTTCGAGACCAATGCGGGTCTTGTCTTCGACCGCGATAAGGTGCGCGGCATGCGTCTCGACATTCCGGCTGGTACTGCGGTTCGTTTTGAACCCGGCCAGAAGCGGGAAGTGACGCTGGTGCCGCTTTCCGGCAAGCGTGAGGTTTACGGGTTTCGTCAACAGATCATGGGGAGGTTATGA
- a CDS encoding Urease operon accessory protein, whose protein sequence is MGRRIMIVGNGEMPQGVADLIDLSDIVIRFNDCRSLGAGGSRTDVVAVCNTGRPGREMSEGAAWRDNEGVQQASAIWSVRDPAKFSQMEPDIRARWPELTDFCADYTAGFVALAEETGKSHLVIPRGVHERLDHALQVYAPAPYVCPSTGLLAIAHVLETVSGGDDEVAIAGFGHHGWNGHPFAAEKQLVEALTHEGRLTRISPISIFSASEGA, encoded by the coding sequence ATGGGGCGGCGGATCATGATTGTCGGAAACGGAGAAATGCCGCAGGGCGTGGCTGATCTCATCGACCTTTCCGACATTGTCATCCGCTTCAACGATTGCCGTTCGCTGGGCGCTGGCGGCAGCCGCACGGATGTGGTGGCCGTTTGTAACACCGGCCGGCCGGGCCGCGAGATGAGCGAAGGGGCCGCGTGGCGCGACAATGAGGGGGTGCAGCAGGCTTCCGCTATCTGGTCGGTGCGCGATCCCGCGAAATTTTCGCAGATGGAGCCGGATATCCGCGCTCGCTGGCCCGAACTGACCGATTTTTGTGCCGATTATACCGCCGGTTTCGTAGCATTAGCCGAAGAGACCGGCAAGAGCCACCTCGTCATTCCGCGCGGGGTGCATGAGCGGCTTGATCACGCATTGCAGGTCTATGCGCCGGCCCCTTACGTCTGCCCGAGCACCGGGCTTCTTGCCATCGCCCATGTTCTGGAGACCGTGAGCGGCGGTGATGACGAGGTGGCGATTGCGGGCTTTGGTCATCACGGCTGGAACGGGCATCCGTTTGCCGCCGAAAAACAGCTTGTAGAGGCCCTCACACACGAGGGCCGGCTGACACGAATTTCTCCCATATCGATTTTCTCCGCGTCCGAAGGAGCCTGA
- a CDS encoding urease subunit gamma → MNLTPREKDKLLISMAAMVARRRLERGVKLNYPEAIALITDFVVEGARDGRAVADLMEAGAHVISRDQVMEGIADMIHDVQVEATFPDGTKLVTVHEPIR, encoded by the coding sequence ATGAACCTTACTCCGAGAGAAAAAGACAAGCTGCTCATTTCCATGGCCGCCATGGTGGCGCGCCGCCGGCTGGAGCGTGGCGTGAAGCTGAATTACCCGGAAGCGATTGCGCTGATTACCGATTTCGTTGTCGAGGGCGCCCGCGATGGTCGCGCGGTGGCCGACCTGATGGAAGCCGGCGCGCATGTCATTTCCCGCGATCAGGTTATGGAAGGCATCGCCGACATGATCCATGATGTGCAGGTGGAAGCAACATTTCCCGACGGCACCAAGCTTGTGACCGTTCACGAACCGATACGCTGA
- the urtD gene encoding urea ABC transporter ATP-binding protein UrtD, translating into MNTVSENRTKSLLYLDGVSVSFDGFRALNSLSFVVEPGELRAIIGPNGAGKTTMMDIITGKTRPDTGTVLFEDSIDLTKKDEADIAQLGIGRKFQKPTVFESHTVWDNLELALNRKRGVFATLFYRLTAEDKARIEEILATVRLSHRRGDLAANLSHGQKQWLEIGMLLAQEPKLLLVDEPVAGMTDAETAETAVLLKEIAKTRSVVVVEHDMGFIRELGVKVTCLAEGSVLAEGSIDFVSSDPKVIENYLGR; encoded by the coding sequence ATGAACACGGTTTCCGAAAACAGAACCAAAAGCCTGCTTTATCTCGACGGTGTTTCCGTTTCCTTCGACGGGTTCAGGGCGCTCAATTCCCTGTCCTTCGTGGTGGAGCCGGGCGAGCTGCGGGCCATCATCGGTCCGAATGGCGCCGGCAAGACGACGATGATGGATATCATCACCGGCAAGACCCGGCCGGATACCGGCACGGTGCTGTTCGAAGACAGCATCGACCTCACGAAAAAGGACGAGGCGGACATTGCCCAGCTGGGCATCGGGCGTAAATTCCAGAAGCCAACGGTGTTTGAAAGCCATACCGTCTGGGACAATCTGGAACTGGCGTTGAACCGCAAACGCGGCGTCTTCGCCACGCTGTTCTACAGGCTGACAGCGGAGGACAAGGCGCGTATCGAGGAAATCCTCGCCACCGTGCGTCTCAGCCACCGCCGCGGCGATCTCGCGGCCAACCTCTCGCACGGCCAGAAACAGTGGCTGGAGATTGGCATGCTCTTGGCACAGGAACCGAAGCTGCTGCTGGTGGACGAGCCGGTGGCCGGCATGACGGATGCGGAGACAGCCGAAACCGCCGTGCTTCTGAAGGAAATCGCCAAGACCCGCTCGGTCGTGGTGGTGGAGCACGACATGGGCTTCATCCGCGAGCTGGGCGTGAAGGTGACGTGTCTTGCCGAGGGCTCGGTGCTGGCGGAAGGGTCGATCGATTTTGTGTCCAGCGATCCGAAGGTGATCGAGAATTATCTGGGGCGGTGA
- a CDS encoding urease accessory protein UreD — MQPEQQAFRPSGLEDGEPARQQRARGRGRIVTKAVEGRSRLDQLFQEGCAKIRLPDTFSNEIEAILINSSGGLTGGDEMEWQAVAGAGTSLVVTTQACEKVYKASSGTATVTARVSAGPGARLHWLPQETILFDRASLTRRLEADLDATSEFIAVEAVLLGRQAMGEAMQHGLFRDRWRIRHGGRLVHAEELLLAGEVAELTAKPAVLAGQVAFATLLYIGPLAEALLPKIRAIAGESGGASEWQGKLVVRVSAADGFSLRKILFPIISLLRNSAPVPKVWNL; from the coding sequence GTGCAGCCAGAACAGCAAGCCTTCCGCCCTTCCGGTCTCGAAGACGGCGAACCTGCCCGGCAGCAGCGCGCCCGTGGCAGAGGACGCATTGTAACCAAGGCTGTCGAAGGTCGCAGCCGGCTGGACCAATTGTTCCAGGAAGGTTGCGCCAAGATCCGCCTGCCGGATACGTTTTCCAACGAGATCGAGGCCATCCTCATCAACTCCTCCGGCGGATTGACCGGCGGAGATGAAATGGAATGGCAGGCTGTTGCCGGGGCCGGCACCTCGCTGGTGGTGACGACGCAGGCCTGCGAGAAGGTCTACAAGGCATCCTCCGGAACCGCCACCGTCACCGCCCGCGTTTCCGCAGGGCCGGGCGCCCGGTTGCACTGGCTGCCGCAGGAAACCATTCTTTTCGACCGCGCGTCGCTGACCCGCAGGCTGGAAGCCGATCTCGACGCAACCTCCGAATTCATCGCCGTCGAAGCCGTGCTGCTCGGGCGTCAGGCCATGGGCGAAGCGATGCAGCATGGCCTGTTCCGGGATCGATGGCGCATTCGCCATGGCGGCCGGCTGGTACATGCCGAAGAGCTGCTGCTTGCGGGAGAAGTGGCGGAGCTGACTGCAAAACCGGCGGTGCTTGCCGGGCAGGTGGCCTTTGCCACGCTTCTTTATATCGGGCCACTGGCCGAGGCGCTTTTGCCTAAAATCCGGGCTATTGCCGGTGAAAGCGGCGGCGCCAGCGAATGGCAGGGCAAGCTTGTCGTGCGCGTGTCCGCCGCCGACGGTTTCTCCCTTAGAAAAATACTTTTTCCGATCATTTCGCTCTTGCGAAACAGCGCGCCAGTGCCGAAAGTCTGGAATCTGTAA